A region from the Streptomyces lydicus genome encodes:
- a CDS encoding lytic transglycosylase has translation MAATFRRRLRRGAASTAVAAVVLAALTASQAPAATEAPAAKGPKPAPPADTPIDGGSAYFTDRPPVHRPAPPHETHHTGQGPVLGTGPAEAGLPATVLAAYKKAASTVGASDPGCRLPWQLLAGIGKVESGQARGGAVDAEGTTLQPILGPQLNGHGFALIKDTDGGRYDGDLTHDRAVGPMQFIPSTWSNGGPDGTGWGADGNGDGKKDPHNVFDAALAAGRYLCAGGRDLSVQADLDRAILGYNASEDYLRTVLSWYAFYRKGTHEVPDGRGVLPVHRDGTGRSGGHGDGRTGDASHPHHSSPAPGRHKGSGGSGTGTPNRPGRPGSSDGTGHTPGGNTGTPTPKPPKPPKPPKPPKPTPKPPTEPAQLTTLERVGDKDLSATAGTEFAASPRVRAKDAAGKAVAGAPVRFTLPKTTGARFPGNATSVTVPTDKDGLATAPTLRAGEVAGAFTIRASAVGRTAPALAFDATVKAKPAPKADKLLRTSDKELTATAGQAFAEDAVEVKATYRGKIAPGAAVTATMVTDDPKQPEENDKGPYFKDPTATGDGKDKPVRTLTGLTTDAHGLLKLPKIYTDTHAGTFLLRLTTADGAVLTIELKVAAPTGS, from the coding sequence ATGGCAGCCACATTCCGAAGGCGGCTCCGTAGGGGAGCGGCCTCGACAGCGGTGGCGGCCGTGGTGCTCGCCGCCCTGACCGCCTCTCAGGCACCCGCCGCCACCGAGGCCCCGGCCGCCAAGGGGCCCAAGCCCGCCCCACCCGCCGATACCCCCATCGACGGTGGTTCGGCGTACTTCACCGACCGGCCGCCCGTCCACCGGCCGGCACCGCCGCACGAGACGCACCACACCGGCCAGGGCCCCGTCCTCGGCACCGGGCCCGCCGAAGCCGGTCTGCCCGCCACCGTCCTGGCCGCGTACAAGAAGGCCGCCTCGACGGTCGGTGCGTCCGATCCGGGCTGCCGGCTGCCCTGGCAACTGCTCGCCGGAATCGGCAAGGTCGAGTCCGGACAGGCACGCGGCGGGGCGGTCGACGCCGAGGGCACCACCCTTCAGCCGATACTCGGCCCGCAGCTCAACGGCCACGGCTTCGCCCTGATCAAGGACACCGACGGCGGCCGCTACGACGGCGACCTCACCCACGACCGTGCCGTGGGCCCGATGCAGTTCATCCCCTCCACCTGGTCCAACGGCGGCCCCGACGGCACCGGTTGGGGCGCCGACGGCAACGGCGACGGCAAGAAGGATCCCCACAACGTCTTCGACGCGGCCCTCGCCGCGGGCCGCTATCTCTGCGCCGGCGGCCGCGATCTGTCCGTCCAGGCCGACCTGGACCGGGCGATACTCGGCTACAACGCGTCCGAGGACTATCTGCGGACGGTGCTGTCCTGGTACGCGTTCTACCGCAAGGGCACCCACGAGGTCCCGGACGGCCGGGGCGTCCTTCCGGTGCACCGCGACGGCACCGGCAGGTCCGGCGGCCACGGCGACGGCCGTACCGGCGACGCCTCGCACCCCCACCACAGCTCTCCCGCGCCCGGCCGGCACAAGGGATCCGGCGGATCCGGCACCGGCACGCCGAACCGCCCCGGCAGGCCCGGGAGTTCGGACGGCACCGGTCACACTCCGGGCGGCAATACGGGGACACCGACCCCGAAGCCCCCGAAGCCCCCGAAGCCCCCGAAGCCCCCGAAGCCCACCCCGAAGCCACCCACCGAGCCCGCCCAACTCACCACCCTCGAACGGGTCGGCGACAAGGACTTGAGCGCCACCGCCGGCACCGAGTTCGCCGCATCGCCGCGGGTGCGCGCCAAGGACGCCGCCGGCAAGGCCGTCGCCGGCGCCCCCGTCCGCTTCACCCTGCCCAAGACCACCGGCGCCCGGTTCCCCGGTAACGCCACCTCGGTCACCGTCCCGACGGACAAGGACGGCCTCGCCACCGCTCCCACGCTGCGTGCGGGCGAGGTGGCCGGTGCCTTCACCATCAGGGCCAGCGCCGTGGGCCGCACCGCCCCCGCCCTGGCCTTCGACGCCACCGTCAAGGCCAAGCCGGCGCCGAAGGCCGACAAGCTCCTGCGCACCTCGGACAAGGAGCTGACGGCGACCGCCGGACAGGCCTTCGCCGAGGACGCGGTCGAGGTCAAGGCGACTTACCGGGGCAAGATCGCGCCGGGCGCCGCGGTCACCGCGACCATGGTCACCGACGACCCGAAGCAGCCCGAGGAGAACGACAAGGGCCCCTACTTCAAGGACCCCACGGCCACCGGCGACGGCAAGGACAAGCCGGTCCGCACCCTCACCGGGCTCACCACCGACGCCCACGGCCTGCTGAAGCTCCCGAAGATCTACACCGATACGCACGCCGGTACGTTCCTGCTGCGGCTGACCACCGCCGACGGCGCCGTACTCACCATCGAGCTCAAGGTCGCCGCCCCGACCGGTTCCTGA
- a CDS encoding SPW_0924 family protein yields MRALTAAAAGLAAAFALVLTLAAIGAPHGTTSPKPLLTTVPKHP; encoded by the coding sequence ATGCGCGCCCTGACAGCAGCCGCGGCCGGACTGGCCGCGGCGTTCGCCCTCGTGCTCACCCTCGCGGCGATCGGCGCACCCCACGGCACGACCTCGCCCAAGCCGCTGCTGACCACCGTCCCCAAGCACCCCTGA
- a CDS encoding rhomboid-like protein, with protein sequence MIRRVARALGTYLSRSPVTAGYAGLLLSTHLWCTAVLSAAEAQRVVLGVSTNLDNLQDHPARVLAGSMLFFDGTLTEITSEAFAGTLITLGLGVIVCLAWLERRYGARRACALFVLGHLGATLLTMPLIHVALAHGWYPDSVRHATDFGISYGAETVLATGALLLRRARWLAAAGVVAWPVLGGDWSGPLPDFTTVGHLLAAAIGFVCGAFLLRAARRAAPAAVPQPAPALVE encoded by the coding sequence GTGATACGTCGTGTGGCCCGAGCCCTGGGCACCTATCTCTCCCGCAGCCCGGTCACGGCCGGCTATGCCGGACTGCTGTTGTCGACCCATCTGTGGTGCACTGCGGTGCTGTCCGCCGCGGAGGCACAGCGTGTGGTGCTCGGCGTCAGTACGAATCTGGACAACTTGCAGGACCATCCGGCCCGTGTGCTGGCGGGCAGCATGCTGTTCTTCGACGGCACGCTGACCGAGATCACCTCAGAGGCCTTCGCCGGCACGCTGATCACGCTCGGTCTCGGCGTCATCGTGTGTCTGGCGTGGCTGGAGCGACGGTACGGAGCGAGGCGTGCCTGCGCCCTCTTCGTGCTGGGGCATCTCGGTGCCACCCTGCTGACCATGCCGTTGATCCACGTGGCTCTCGCTCATGGCTGGTACCCGGACAGCGTCCGGCATGCCACCGACTTCGGCATCAGCTACGGGGCCGAGACGGTCCTTGCGACGGGGGCGCTCCTGCTGCGCCGGGCGCGGTGGCTCGCGGCGGCCGGTGTCGTCGCCTGGCCGGTGCTCGGCGGCGACTGGAGCGGGCCGCTACCCGACTTCACCACCGTCGGACATCTGCTGGCGGCCGCCATCGGCTTCGTCTGCGGAGCCTTCCTGCTGCGGGCCGCCCGGCGCGCCGCCCCGGCCGCGGTGCCGCAACCCGCCCCGGCACTGGTCGAGTAG
- a CDS encoding DUF3068 domain-containing protein — protein sequence MSRPASLVLLALAVFLTALSPLMRWYAFPRLAKIPPGQYQDMVLEARPATLLNYGTMKAERVPRVTIVQTLKGDVAASDRIEQSAGRDVVVWDALSYVVGPDGKMVSEIPERYLFDAHSQEPVHATGEMVDGDRVHREGIEYKWPFLTEKRDYAYFDAQTRTSAPIHYRGTRTFHGLEVYYFEQTVPWTKVAFPKKMPVRGITPQSVEKMGTTRWYTTKRMFWVEPVTGAPVNGQEIHREELRGGQLLPGGGKVTAFAGHVKMRDDYIDSTVALVTSQRTLVLLLTRYLPWGFLVLGAASLALSLHLEARGRRPRSPAGKAPAPAPPSSGDGIVSAGP from the coding sequence ATGAGCCGCCCGGCGAGCCTGGTGCTGCTCGCCCTCGCCGTCTTCCTCACCGCCCTGTCCCCGCTGATGCGGTGGTACGCCTTTCCGCGGCTCGCCAAGATCCCGCCCGGCCAGTACCAGGACATGGTCCTGGAGGCCAGGCCCGCCACCCTCCTCAACTACGGGACGATGAAGGCCGAGCGCGTCCCCCGGGTCACCATCGTGCAGACCCTCAAGGGCGATGTCGCCGCGTCCGACCGCATCGAACAGTCCGCGGGCCGCGACGTCGTCGTCTGGGACGCGCTGTCCTACGTCGTGGGTCCCGACGGCAAGATGGTCTCCGAAATCCCCGAGCGCTACCTCTTCGACGCACACTCCCAGGAACCCGTGCACGCCACCGGCGAGATGGTCGACGGCGACCGGGTGCACCGCGAGGGCATCGAGTACAAGTGGCCGTTCCTCACCGAGAAGCGCGACTACGCCTACTTCGACGCCCAGACCCGCACCTCGGCCCCCATCCACTACAGGGGCACCCGCACCTTCCACGGCCTGGAGGTCTACTACTTCGAGCAGACCGTCCCCTGGACCAAGGTCGCGTTCCCCAAGAAGATGCCGGTCAGGGGCATCACCCCGCAGTCCGTCGAGAAGATGGGCACCACCCGCTGGTACACCACCAAGCGGATGTTCTGGGTGGAGCCGGTCACCGGCGCGCCGGTCAACGGCCAGGAGATCCACCGGGAGGAGCTGCGCGGCGGCCAACTGCTGCCCGGGGGCGGCAAGGTCACCGCGTTCGCCGGCCATGTGAAGATGCGCGACGACTACATCGACTCCACCGTGGCCCTGGTGACCTCGCAGCGCACCCTCGTCCTGCTGCTCACCCGCTACCTCCCGTGGGGATTCCTGGTCCTCGGCGCCGCGTCGCTCGCCCTGAGCCTGCACCTCGAAGCCCGCGGCCGCCGCCCCCGCTCCCCGGCCGGCAAGGCGCCCGCCCCCGCGCCGCCGTCGTCCGGCGACGGCATTGTCAGTGCCGGCCCGTAA
- a CDS encoding ATP-dependent RNA helicase, producing MIRRDALDQLPVRTALPSLRAALDGPGAAVLCAPPGTGKTTLVPLELAGLTGEGPERRVLVAEPRRIAARAAARRMAWLLGEKTGDRVGFTVRGERRAGPRTTVEVVTTGVLLQRLQRDPELAGVDVVILDECHERHLDADTSAAFLLDVRETLRPELRLVAASATTDAEGWARLLGGSEGPAPVVEAAGVSHPVEAVWAPPERPVRPAHGMRVDPALLAHVAAVVRRALRERTGDVLCFLPGVGEIGRVAGELAGVDAEVLQVHGRAPAEVQDAVLAGGNGLRRVVLATSVAESSLTVPGVRVVVDSGLARVPRTDHARGLSALTTVRASRAAGRQRAGRAGREAPGVVYRCWSEGEDGRLPAFPDPEIKVADLTAFALQAACWGDPAAAGLALLDAPPAGALAAAREVLTAIGAVDGTGRATARGVRMARLGLHPRLARALLDGAPEVGVRRAAEVVALLSEEPPRAYGDDLAAAWRTARRGGDAYAARWRQEARRLASAAGEPRAGAGADARAGSGAGTGAGPGGGGTGAEPGGRQTGAGPGGGGTGAGPGDGGTAAGHGVGRSRNTAGGVGGRAAAVPGGGRSGTGGGDGTAAAVTDDAVAGLLAALAFPERVARARGGGTFLMASGTGAELAGAGPGPGAQAGRGHHAGPSGGGGGSGLRDAAWLAVAVADRPVAAVSARVRLAAVIDEETACAAARALYSTGEEVRWADGDVVARSVTRLGAIELASRPLAAPDPGLLRDAVLSGLRREGFGLLRWPPGAVSLRQRLAFLHRELGAPWPDVSDAALLERVEEWLGVELGRARRRADLARVDAGQALARLLPWATGDAARFDELAPERIEVPSGSRVRVDYEGEQPVLAVKLQELFGLQESPRVAGGRVPVLVHLLSPAGRPAAVTADLASFWRDGYRSVRAELRGRYPKHPWPQDPSAAQPTRHTSARLKRG from the coding sequence GTGATCCGCCGTGACGCCCTTGACCAGCTGCCCGTGCGCACCGCGCTGCCCTCGCTGCGCGCCGCCCTCGACGGGCCCGGTGCCGCGGTGCTGTGCGCGCCGCCGGGCACCGGCAAGACGACGCTGGTGCCGCTGGAGCTGGCGGGCCTGACCGGCGAGGGGCCCGAGCGGCGGGTGCTGGTCGCCGAGCCGCGGCGGATCGCGGCGCGGGCGGCCGCGCGGCGGATGGCCTGGCTGCTGGGCGAGAAGACCGGGGACCGGGTCGGGTTCACGGTGCGCGGGGAGCGCAGGGCCGGGCCCCGTACCACCGTGGAAGTGGTGACGACCGGGGTGCTGCTGCAGCGGCTGCAGCGCGATCCGGAGCTGGCGGGCGTCGATGTGGTGATCCTCGACGAGTGTCATGAGCGGCATCTCGACGCCGATACCTCCGCGGCGTTCCTTCTGGACGTACGGGAGACCCTGCGGCCCGAGCTGCGGCTGGTGGCGGCGTCGGCCACGACGGATGCCGAGGGCTGGGCACGGCTGCTGGGCGGCTCGGAGGGCCCGGCGCCGGTGGTCGAGGCGGCGGGTGTGTCGCATCCGGTGGAGGCCGTGTGGGCGCCGCCGGAGCGGCCGGTGCGGCCGGCGCACGGGATGCGCGTCGATCCGGCGCTGCTGGCGCATGTGGCGGCGGTGGTGCGGCGGGCGCTGCGCGAGCGGACGGGTGATGTGCTGTGTTTCCTCCCTGGTGTCGGGGAGATCGGGCGGGTCGCCGGGGAGCTGGCCGGGGTGGACGCCGAGGTGCTGCAGGTGCACGGGCGGGCCCCGGCCGAGGTGCAGGACGCCGTATTGGCGGGCGGGAACGGCCTGCGCAGAGTGGTGCTGGCCACCTCGGTGGCGGAGTCCAGCCTGACCGTGCCGGGCGTGCGGGTGGTGGTGGACAGCGGGCTGGCGCGGGTGCCGCGGACGGATCATGCACGGGGGCTCAGCGCGCTCACGACCGTGCGGGCCTCCCGGGCCGCGGGCCGTCAGCGCGCCGGCCGGGCGGGGCGTGAGGCGCCGGGGGTGGTGTACCGCTGCTGGTCGGAGGGCGAGGACGGGCGGCTGCCGGCGTTCCCCGATCCGGAGATCAAGGTCGCCGATCTGACGGCGTTCGCCCTGCAGGCGGCCTGCTGGGGCGATCCGGCGGCCGCAGGTCTCGCCCTGCTCGACGCGCCGCCGGCCGGTGCGCTGGCCGCCGCGCGGGAGGTGCTGACGGCGATCGGTGCGGTGGACGGGACCGGCCGGGCAACGGCGCGAGGGGTGCGGATGGCACGGCTCGGGCTGCACCCACGGCTGGCGCGCGCCCTGCTGGACGGCGCACCCGAGGTCGGCGTGCGCCGCGCCGCGGAGGTGGTCGCCCTGCTGAGCGAGGAGCCGCCGCGGGCGTACGGGGACGATCTGGCGGCCGCGTGGCGCACCGCGCGGCGGGGCGGCGATGCGTACGCGGCGCGGTGGCGGCAGGAGGCGCGGCGCCTGGCGTCGGCGGCCGGGGAGCCGCGGGCCGGGGCGGGCGCGGACGCCCGCGCGGGCTCCGGGGCCGGGACGGGCGCGGGACCCGGTGGCGGTGGAACGGGCGCGGAGCCCGGTGGCAGGCAAACGGGCGCGGGACCCGGTGGTGGAGGGACGGGCGCGGGGCCCGGTGACGGAGGGACGGCCGCCGGGCACGGTGTCGGGCGAAGCCGGAACACCGCCGGGGGCGTGGGTGGCCGGGCCGCTGCGGTCCCCGGCGGTGGCCGGAGCGGAACCGGGGGCGGGGACGGCACGGCGGCAGCGGTCACCGACGATGCGGTCGCCGGGCTCCTTGCCGCGCTGGCCTTCCCGGAGCGGGTGGCACGCGCCCGCGGGGGCGGGACTTTTCTCATGGCGTCGGGGACCGGCGCCGAGTTGGCGGGGGCAGGGCCGGGCCCGGGGGCGCAGGCCGGACGGGGGCACCACGCGGGTCCCTCGGGCGGGGGCGGCGGATCGGGACTGCGGGATGCGGCGTGGCTGGCGGTTGCGGTGGCGGACCGGCCGGTGGCGGCGGTGTCGGCGCGGGTGCGGCTCGCGGCGGTGATCGATGAGGAGACGGCATGTGCCGCGGCGCGGGCGCTGTACTCCACCGGTGAGGAGGTGCGCTGGGCGGACGGTGACGTGGTGGCCAGGAGCGTGACCCGGCTGGGGGCGATCGAACTGGCGTCCCGGCCGCTGGCCGCGCCCGACCCCGGTCTGCTGCGGGACGCGGTGCTCTCGGGCCTGCGGCGGGAGGGGTTCGGTCTGCTGCGGTGGCCGCCCGGGGCGGTGTCGCTGCGGCAGCGGCTGGCGTTTTTGCACCGGGAGCTGGGCGCGCCGTGGCCCGATGTGTCGGACGCGGCGCTGCTGGAGCGCGTCGAGGAGTGGCTGGGGGTGGAGCTCGGCCGGGCGCGGCGGCGGGCCGACCTGGCACGGGTCGATGCGGGGCAGGCGCTGGCCCGGCTGCTGCCCTGGGCCACCGGCGACGCGGCGCGCTTCGACGAGCTGGCACCGGAGCGCATCGAGGTGCCGAGCGGTTCGCGGGTGCGGGTGGATTACGAGGGTGAGCAGCCCGTGCTGGCCGTCAAACTCCAGGAGCTGTTCGGCCTGCAGGAGTCGCCGCGGGTGGCCGGCGGGCGGGTTCCCGTGCTGGTGCATCTGCTGTCCCCCGCGGGGCGTCCCGCTGCCGTCACGGCGGATCTCGCCTCCTTCTGGCGGGACGGATACCGGTCCGTACGCGCGGAGTTGCGCGGGCGCTATCCCAAGCATCCCTGGCCACAGGATCCTTCGGCGGCCCAGCCGACCCGGCACACCTCGGCGCGCCTCAAGCGGGGCTGA
- the coaE gene encoding dephospho-CoA kinase, producing MVKVGLTGGIGAGKSEVSRLLASYGAVVVDADKIAREVVEPGTPGLAAVVEEFGGDVLAPDGTLDRPKLGRIVFSDPGKLKALNAIVHPLVGARSAELEASAGPDAVVVHDVPLLTENGLAPLYDLVVVVDAAPQTQLDRLVRLRGMAEEEATSRMGAQATREQRLAVADLVIDNDGPLDALEPQVRAVWERLRSD from the coding sequence ATGGTGAAGGTGGGGCTGACCGGCGGAATCGGTGCGGGCAAGAGTGAGGTTTCACGCTTGCTGGCGTCGTACGGCGCGGTGGTGGTGGATGCGGACAAGATCGCACGCGAGGTCGTCGAGCCGGGCACGCCCGGACTGGCGGCAGTGGTCGAGGAGTTCGGCGGCGACGTGCTCGCGCCGGACGGCACGTTGGACCGGCCGAAGCTGGGCCGGATCGTGTTCTCCGACCCCGGGAAGCTGAAGGCGCTGAACGCGATCGTGCACCCGCTGGTGGGGGCGCGGTCGGCCGAACTCGAAGCGTCGGCCGGGCCGGACGCGGTGGTGGTGCACGATGTCCCGCTGCTGACGGAGAACGGCCTGGCACCGCTCTACGACCTGGTGGTCGTGGTCGACGCCGCGCCGCAGACTCAACTGGACCGCTTGGTGCGGCTGCGCGGTATGGCAGAGGAGGAGGCCACGTCACGGATGGGGGCCCAGGCCACCCGTGAACAGCGGCTGGCCGTCGCGGATCTCGTCATCGACAACGACGGGCCGCTGGACGCGCTGGAACCCCAGGTCCGCGCCGTCTGGGAGCGGCTGCGGAGCGACTGA
- a CDS encoding class I SAM-dependent methyltransferase: protein MNQEHEPEATRRDASDTESSRASRGWWDSNADEYQSEHGAFLGDDRFVWGPEGLDEADAALLGPAAELKGRRILEIGAGAAQCSRWLAAQGALPVALDLSHRQLQHALRIAGGPGEDALDLVEADAGALPFSDGSFDLACSAYGALPFVADPVRVLREVRRVLRPGGRFVFSVSHPIRWAFPDEPGPEGLSVGASYFDRTPYVEQDESGRAVYVEHHRTLGDRVRDVVAAGFRLEDLVEPEWPEWNTQEWGGWSPLRGHLIPGTAIFVCSAVAP, encoded by the coding sequence ATGAACCAAGAGCACGAGCCGGAGGCGACTCGCCGTGACGCCTCGGACACCGAAAGCAGCCGGGCCAGCCGGGGCTGGTGGGACAGCAACGCGGACGAGTACCAGAGCGAGCACGGCGCCTTCCTCGGGGACGACCGGTTCGTCTGGGGCCCCGAGGGGCTGGACGAGGCGGACGCCGCGCTGCTCGGGCCGGCGGCCGAGCTGAAGGGGCGCCGGATCCTGGAGATCGGAGCCGGCGCGGCGCAGTGTTCCCGCTGGCTGGCGGCGCAGGGCGCGCTCCCGGTGGCACTCGACCTCTCCCACCGGCAGCTGCAGCACGCCCTGCGGATCGCCGGCGGGCCGGGCGAGGACGCCCTCGATCTGGTCGAGGCGGACGCCGGGGCGCTGCCGTTTAGCGACGGCAGCTTCGACCTCGCCTGTTCCGCGTACGGGGCGCTGCCGTTCGTCGCCGATCCGGTGCGGGTGCTGCGCGAGGTGCGCCGGGTACTGCGGCCGGGTGGCCGGTTCGTCTTCTCCGTCTCGCACCCGATCCGCTGGGCCTTCCCCGACGAGCCGGGGCCCGAGGGGCTGTCGGTGGGGGCTTCCTACTTCGACCGCACGCCGTACGTCGAGCAGGACGAGTCCGGCCGGGCCGTGTACGTCGAGCACCACCGGACGCTGGGCGACCGGGTGCGGGACGTGGTGGCGGCCGGGTTCCGGCTGGAGGATCTCGTCGAGCCGGAATGGCCGGAATGGAACACCCAGGAGTGGGGCGGCTGGTCCCCGCTGCGCGGGCATCTGATCCCGGGGACGGCGATCTTCGTGTGCTCGGCAGTGGCTCCTTAG
- the rpsA gene encoding 30S ribosomal protein S1, translated as MTSSTETTATTPQVAVNDIGNEEAFLAAIDETIKYFNDGDIVDGVIVKVDRDEVLLDIGYKTEGVIPSRELSIKHDVDPNEVVAVGDEIEALVLQKEDKEGRLILSKKRAQYERAWGTIEKIKEEDGIVTGTVIEVVKGGLILDIGLRGFLPASLVEMRRVRDLQPYVGKELEAKIIELDKNRNNVVLSRRAWLEQTQSEVRQTFLTTLQKGQVRSGVVSSIVNFGAFVDLGGVDGLVHVSELSWKHIDHPSEVVEVGQEVTVEVLDVDMDRERVSLSLKATQEDPWQQFARTHQIGQVVPGKVTKLVPFGAFVRVDEGIEGLVHISELAERHVEIPEQVVQVNDEIFVKVIDIDLERRRISLSLKQANESFGADPSAVEFDPTLYGMAASYDDQGNYIYPEGFDPETNDWLEGYETQREAWENQYAEAQQRFEQHQAQVIKSREADEQAAAEGAAAPAAQGGGQTGGGNAGGGGSYSSESADNSGALASDEALAALREKLAGGQS; from the coding sequence ATGACGAGCAGCACCGAGACCACCGCCACCACCCCGCAGGTTGCGGTCAACGACATCGGTAACGAGGAAGCCTTCCTCGCCGCGATCGACGAGACGATCAAGTACTTCAACGACGGCGACATCGTCGACGGCGTCATCGTGAAGGTCGACCGGGACGAGGTCCTGCTCGACATCGGTTACAAGACCGAAGGTGTGATCCCGAGCCGCGAGCTCTCGATCAAGCACGACGTCGACCCCAACGAGGTCGTTGCCGTCGGCGACGAGATCGAGGCCCTGGTCCTCCAGAAGGAGGACAAGGAAGGCCGCCTGATCCTCTCGAAGAAGCGTGCCCAGTACGAGCGCGCCTGGGGCACCATCGAGAAGATCAAGGAAGAGGACGGGATCGTCACCGGTACCGTCATCGAGGTCGTCAAGGGTGGTCTCATCCTCGACATCGGCCTCCGTGGCTTCCTCCCGGCCTCCCTGGTCGAGATGCGCCGCGTCCGCGACCTCCAGCCCTACGTGGGCAAGGAGCTCGAGGCCAAGATCATCGAGCTGGACAAGAACCGCAACAACGTGGTCCTGTCCCGCCGTGCCTGGCTGGAGCAGACCCAGAGCGAGGTCCGCCAGACCTTCCTCACCACCCTCCAGAAGGGTCAGGTGCGCTCCGGCGTCGTCTCCTCCATCGTCAACTTCGGTGCCTTCGTGGACCTGGGCGGCGTCGACGGTCTCGTCCACGTCTCCGAGCTGTCCTGGAAGCACATCGACCACCCGTCCGAGGTCGTCGAGGTCGGCCAGGAGGTCACGGTCGAGGTCCTGGACGTCGACATGGACCGCGAGCGCGTGTCCCTGTCGCTCAAGGCGACCCAGGAAGACCCGTGGCAGCAGTTCGCCCGGACCCACCAGATCGGTCAGGTCGTCCCGGGTAAGGTCACCAAGCTCGTTCCCTTCGGTGCGTTCGTGCGCGTCGACGAGGGCATCGAGGGCCTGGTCCACATCTCCGAGCTGGCCGAGCGCCACGTCGAGATTCCGGAGCAGGTCGTCCAGGTCAACGACGAGATCTTCGTCAAGGTCATCGACATCGACCTCGAGCGTCGCCGGATCTCGCTGTCGCTGAAGCAGGCCAACGAGTCCTTCGGCGCCGACCCGTCGGCCGTCGAGTTCGACCCGACCCTGTACGGCATGGCCGCGTCCTACGACGACCAGGGCAACTACATCTACCCCGAGGGCTTCGACCCCGAGACCAACGACTGGCTCGAGGGCTACGAGACCCAGCGCGAGGCCTGGGAGAACCAGTACGCCGAGGCGCAGCAGCGCTTCGAGCAGCACCAGGCTCAGGTCATCAAGTCCCGCGAGGCCGACGAGCAGGCTGCGGCCGAGGGTGCTGCGGCGCCGGCGGCGCAGGGTGGCGGCCAGACCGGCGGCGGCAACGCCGGTGGCGGCGGCTCCTACTCCTCGGAGTCGGCGGACAACTCCGGCGCCCTGGCGTCGGACGAGGCCCTTGCCGCGCTCCGCGAGAAGCTGGCCGGCGGCCAGAGCTGA
- a CDS encoding PAC2 family protein, giving the protein MLDPQGMYEWEPDGLAEVEAIASRDSAGLVLLYHFDGYIDAGETGDQIVERLLDGLPNQVVARFDHDRLVDYRARRPLLTFERNRWTAYETPSIELRLVRDTTDAPFLLLSGPEPDVEWERFAAAVKEIVERLGVRLSVNFHGIPMGVPHTRPVGITPHGNRTDLMPGHGEFFDEAQVPGSAEALIEFRLAEAGHDVLGVAAHVPHYIARSAYPDAALTALEAVTAATGLVLPGAAHALRTEALRTQEEIERQISQGDEELVALVSGLEHQYDAVAGAESRGNLVAEPVELPSADEIGREFERFLAEREGDGGAGGA; this is encoded by the coding sequence GTGTTGGATCCCCAGGGTATGTACGAATGGGAGCCGGACGGGCTCGCGGAGGTGGAGGCGATTGCCTCCAGGGACTCCGCCGGACTGGTGCTGCTGTACCACTTCGACGGGTACATCGACGCCGGCGAGACCGGCGACCAGATCGTCGAGCGGCTGTTGGACGGCCTGCCGAACCAGGTCGTCGCCCGCTTCGACCACGACCGCCTCGTCGACTACCGCGCCCGCCGTCCGCTGCTCACCTTCGAGCGCAACCGCTGGACCGCCTACGAGACCCCGAGCATCGAGCTGCGGCTCGTACGGGACACCACCGACGCGCCGTTCCTGCTGCTGTCCGGGCCCGAACCGGACGTCGAGTGGGAGCGCTTCGCGGCCGCCGTGAAGGAGATCGTGGAGCGTCTCGGCGTACGCCTCTCGGTGAACTTCCACGGCATCCCCATGGGCGTGCCGCACACCCGCCCCGTAGGCATCACCCCGCACGGCAACCGGACCGATCTGATGCCCGGGCACGGCGAGTTCTTCGACGAGGCACAGGTGCCCGGCAGCGCGGAGGCGCTGATCGAGTTCCGGCTGGCGGAGGCGGGGCACGACGTTCTGGGCGTGGCGGCGCACGTACCGCACTACATCGCCCGGTCCGCCTATCCGGACGCTGCGCTGACAGCGCTGGAGGCCGTGACGGCGGCGACCGGGCTGGTGTTGCCGGGCGCCGCGCATGCGCTGCGTACGGAGGCGCTGCGGACGCAGGAGGAGATCGAACGGCAGATCTCGCAGGGCGATGAGGAACTGGTCGCGCTGGTCAGCGGGCTGGAGCATCAGTACGACGCGGTGGCCGGGGCGGAGAGCCGGGGAAATCTGGTGGCCGAGCCGGTGGAACTGCCGTCGGCCGACGAGATCGGCAGGGAGTTCGAGCGCTTCCTGGCGGAGCGCGAGGGCGACGGCGGCGCGGGCGGGGCGTGA